From Bacillus rossius redtenbacheri isolate Brsri chromosome 16, Brsri_v3, whole genome shotgun sequence, a single genomic window includes:
- the LOC134540021 gene encoding U3 small nucleolar ribonucleoprotein protein MPP10: protein MSFYSDTLNTFEFLTKKPENFLSVQNDLAGDVKKLLKRLYDHTKDAEGSPSASALPELIIDAFDEEQIWQELELQNEERSDALVRDVALLVAGRRSLSFEPGRDGRESSDDDDDDGGGAGTGDGESEDARVPQDSRKSDRKRKPSKITRKGKPSVVDDRFFKLNELSNFLDRQDRIAELETKKERVSRVESSESDTDDESIDYFQDVPSEDDDEEEEDLWYGDFFDAPEDAESDGSDAGGRKSDEVHSSMENNLEEEADESVDDERSDEDEPKKRVRFESAQSADAGQSDGDGSDGASSGAPEARSSFESRQERLRSRIRELEAKALAEKPWQLKGEVSAVTRPVNSLLEEALEFDLTTRPAPIITEETTLKLEDVIRQRIKDKSWDDVERKVKPVESPFEFKKKLVLNQEKSKLSLAEVYEQEFIKQRESVNPEAEEKPEEEPESHKEIKKMMSALFVKLDALSNFHYTPKPVPPDVQVVSNLPAVTIEEVAPVGVSDAALLAPEEVKAKRKGELVAKEERTETDKKRERRRKKTRQRERRLETEKRKKAVEKLRPGLGNKYSKQKALRALEKASKDKNVSVLEEKTKTVKSSKAFFTQLQEEVVSHIKSKLKGTRKNNNNESNLSAKKIKL, encoded by the exons ATGTCATTTTACAGTGATACACTTAACACATTTGAATTCCTTACCAAGAAGCCGGAAAACTTTTTGAG TGTCCAAAATGACCTGGCTGGCGATGTCAAGAAGCTCTTGAAGCGCCTCTACGACCACACGAAGGACGCGGAAGGTTCGCCCTCGGCGAGCGCCCTGCCCGAGCTGATCATCGATGCGTTCGACGAGGAGCAGATCTGGCAGGAGCTGGAGCTGCAGAACGAGGAGAGGAGCGACGCGCTGGTCAGAGACGTGGCGCTGCTGGTGGCCGGCAGGAGGAGTCTGTCCTTCGAGCCTGGCCGCGACGGCCGCGAGTCgagcgacgacgacgacgacgacggcggCGGCGCAGGGACGGGCGACGGCGAATCTGAGGACGCCCGGGTGCCGCAAGACTCCCGGAAATCTGACAGGAAAAGAAAGCCCAGTAAGATAACTAGAAAAG GAAAGCCGTCTGTCGTGGACGATCGCTTCTTCAAGTTGAATGAATTGAGCAACTTCCTGGACCGGCAAGATCGAATAGCTGAGTTAGAAACCAAAAAGGAACGCGTCTCGAGAGTGGAGAGCAGCGAAAGCGACACAGATGACGAGTCAATTGACTACTTTCAAGATGTTCCATCGGAAGATGATGAC gaGGAAGAAGAAGATTTGTGGTACGGAGATTTTTTTGATGCTCCTGAGGATGCAGAGAGTGATGGAAGTGATGCGGGCGGTCGCAAGAGTGACGAGGTTCACTCCAGTATGGAGAATAACCTAGAAGAGGAAGCAGACGAGAGTGTGGATGATGAGAGAAGTGATGAGGATGAACCCAAAAAGAGAGTTAG GTTTGAGAGCGCCCAGTCCGCCGATGCGGGGCAGAGCGATGGGGACGGCAGCGACGGTGCGTCGTCGGGGGCGCCCGAGGCGAGGTCCAGCTTCGAGTCCCGGCAGGAGCGCCTGCGGTCGCGGATCCGCGAGCTGGAGGCGAAGGCGCTCGCCGAGAAGCCCTGGCAGCTGAAGGGGGAGGTGTCGGCCGTGACCCGGCCCGTAAACTCCCTCCTGGAGGAGGCGCTGGAGTTCGACCTGACCACGCGGCCAG cACCTATTATAACAGAGGAAACAACATTAAAACTCGAAGACGTGATCCGGCAGAGGATCAAAGACAAGTCTTGGGACGACGTGGAAAGGAAAGTCAAGCCTGTCGAATCACCGTTTGAATTCAAGAAGAAGTTGGTTTTGAACCAGGAGAAAAGCAAGCTGAGTTTAGCTGAAGTCTATGAGCAG GAGTTCATCAAGCAGCGGGAGTCTGTCAATCCGGAGGCGGAAGAGAAACCGGAGGAAGAGCCAGAGTCAcacaaagaaattaaaaaaatgatgtcGGCTTTGTTTGTAAAGCTTGATGCTTTGTCCAACTTCCACTACACGCCAAAACCC GTTCCCCCAGACGTGCAGGTAGTAAGCAACCTCCCTGCGGTGACCATAGAGGAAGTAGCCCCTGTGGGAGTGAGCGATGCAGCCCTCCTCGCACCAGAAGAGGTTAAAG CGAAGAGGAAAGGGGAGCTGGTGGCCAAGGAGGAGCGGACGGAGACGGACAAGAAGCGGGAGCGCCGGCGGAAGAAGACCAGGCAGCGTGAGCGCCGCCTGGAGACGGAGAAGAGGAAGAAGGCGGTGGAGAAGCTACGGCCGGGGCTCGGCAACAAGTACAGCAAGCAGAAGGCCTTGCGGGCGCTCGAGAAGGCCTCCAAAGACAAGAACGTCTCTGTG